One Channa argus isolate prfri chromosome 17, Channa argus male v1.0, whole genome shotgun sequence genomic window, ATAGGAACGATGAGCCACTTCCACCAAtctagaaagagaaagaaataattacatttatattttgttgtagCATTTTGTTCTGTAAAAGCAGCTTCATCATATTTGTTATTCTAAATGACTGATTTTCTACTTTAGTGGAAGAACAGAAAGGCTGTCTGTGGTACAAGTACTTTGTAttgaagtacatttttcatgtatttgcaggtgctgtatttaatttaaaaggcTACTTTGAGTTTTTGAATCAAAGTTGTGTTACATGTTAAAACCACGTTGCTTCacactttccttcttttttaatgaagactcttcatatttaaatgagGGGAAGTCAGGGGGAACTTTAAcgacatttaaatgctgaaagtCACTACCTTGATATTCTGTTGTTGTGATTGTAGCTGATGTTGGGGTCTTttcagttgttgctgttgttgcttcCTCACCTGGACGAATGACAAAGTGTTCAGACACAACACACTTCCTGTTCATCATCTGCTGTAACTAAATAATAAAGGAATATTACAGAGGTTTAGTCATATTCTCACCTGTTTTCTCACCTGAGGACTGAAGTCTGAAGATAAACTGCTTCACTTCTTTTGTTATAGAATGAGTCACTTCACACTTCAGTACGTCATATTTCTTTGTCGAGTAAATGAAGTGAGAATCTTTAAAAGTCATATTGGCTGAGCAGTCAGACTGTGATGTCTTCAAGTCCTTGTGATCTTTTTCCACCACTTTACCTTTATACAACCACTttattgtgtgtctgcagttaTCATATATCCACACAGAGCAGGTTAATGTCACCTGGTTATTGTCCTTATGTTCAGTCACTGATGAAGATGGAGACATTGAGAGAGAATCATTACTTTTCATCATTACTGTGTTTCCAGCTAACAAAAACTCAACAATTTGCTAaaaacattaggatgtaaatactcacaGGCAACAACAGACAGTTCAACAGAGTATTGTTCTTGTTGTCTGCAGGTGTAGTGACCagcatcttcatctgtgaccttctttataaccagagcacagttctctgtaacactcagtctgtctgatttagaTTTGGAAAATTTAGTTTTATCAATTTTACCAGATGTAACCAGCTCAACTGTGTGTCCTAAACTATTGAATAACCAGTCAGTTGTGTCACATTTCTCctgatcatctctcacatttccacaaggtaaagtgacgtcatctccatctctgacagtgaagtAGAGATATtgtccagttactgttggtgagaAGATAAAACATCAGAATATAAATAGATGATAATCCAGGGTTACAACAGCAGATTATAAATAGTTTCTGaaacttt contains:
- the LOC137102327 gene encoding uncharacterized protein, with the protein product MTGSQCPSCLRSCSSETVESENKRQMRQRRTMAEFRRILMVLFLILMIHVTVTGQYLYFTVRDGDDVTLPCGNVRDDQEKCDTTDWLFNSLGHTVELVTSGKIDKTKFSKSKSDRLSVTENCALVIKKVTDEDAGHYTCRQQEQYSVELSVVALTEHKDNNQVTLTCSVWIYDNCRHTIKWLYKGKVVEKDHKDLKTSQSDCSANMTFKDSHFIYSTKKYDVLKCEVTHSITKEVKQFIFRLQSSGEKTGEEATTATTEKTPTSATITTTEYQDWWKWLIVPIVALVALLIIIVMVKRRKRRRKANEAQMDEKALSLNPAQPRSGPETSQDTTDPEEGVSYASISFTRKTVPSRDEGDTVTYSSVKASSSAGASTDPSSLYAAIN